A genomic window from Gemmatimonadaceae bacterium includes:
- a CDS encoding chemotaxis protein CheA, with the protein MDPSRYAELFRTESREQLSAINRALLAIEQGDDPAEAVDAIFRGVHTIKGMSATMGYVAVAEFSHELESLLSKVRDGDQSVSAELMDALFAAADALEDGIEHSRDGAVMTPAMQQALERLHDIAGGRSTAEFPVMRASGAVRLLAAALDPLDGPGTLVHVVQEPTAVLPGVRAFMAVQRLRALGEVLGCVPSAEQLQAATSPQTFSVRMQTAAGVAELEQAVRSAGDVATVRVEERAEARAEARPSEPAQERADARPSRAVTVELAGEAAAQTGEHPMRRVSDVLGVADTLGPAERGVAPRARHVRIELARLDALLDLVGELVIVRGRLQALTRGTADAALAAAMDDATRLIADLQSEVMTSRLVPVGQVFDRFPRLVRDVARQVGKDVLFAIEGKEIELDRSVLDEIGEPVVHLLRNAVDHGLEPPADREAAGKPRAGRLTLSAQRDRNAVVITVRDDGRGIDRAKVLQRAIERGLVPTETERLDDDALLRCIAQPGFSTSEAVTALSGRGVGVDAVISRVRALGGSVELVTTPGAGTTVMLRLPVTLAIVRALLARVGAERYALPLTHVRETLERGTAVLRPVQGREMLVLRDEVLPLLRLREVVHLQAETPLDEEIVVIERGDRRAALVVDELTAQEDIVVKAFDGARDGLALFSGATILADGAPALIVDVGSLL; encoded by the coding sequence GTGGATCCCTCGCGTTACGCCGAACTGTTCCGCACCGAGAGCCGCGAACAGCTCTCGGCCATCAATCGCGCGCTGTTGGCGATCGAGCAGGGGGATGACCCCGCCGAAGCCGTGGACGCGATTTTCCGCGGTGTGCACACGATCAAGGGAATGAGCGCGACGATGGGCTACGTGGCCGTCGCCGAGTTCTCGCACGAGCTGGAGTCGCTGCTCTCCAAGGTGCGCGACGGGGACCAGTCCGTGAGCGCCGAGCTGATGGACGCGCTGTTCGCCGCGGCTGACGCGCTCGAGGACGGCATTGAGCATTCCCGCGACGGCGCGGTGATGACGCCGGCGATGCAGCAGGCGCTGGAGCGTCTGCACGACATCGCGGGCGGGCGGTCGACGGCGGAGTTCCCGGTGATGCGCGCCAGTGGGGCGGTGCGGCTGCTGGCGGCGGCGCTCGATCCACTCGACGGCCCGGGCACCTTGGTGCACGTGGTGCAGGAGCCGACCGCGGTACTGCCGGGCGTGCGCGCGTTTATGGCGGTGCAGCGGCTGCGCGCGCTGGGCGAGGTGCTGGGCTGCGTGCCGTCTGCGGAGCAACTGCAGGCGGCGACGTCACCGCAGACCTTCAGCGTGCGGATGCAGACCGCGGCGGGTGTGGCCGAACTGGAGCAGGCGGTGCGCAGCGCCGGCGATGTGGCCACGGTACGCGTTGAGGAACGCGCCGAGGCGCGTGCCGAAGCGCGCCCAAGCGAGCCGGCGCAGGAGCGAGCGGACGCGCGCCCCTCGCGCGCGGTGACCGTGGAGCTGGCCGGCGAGGCGGCGGCGCAGACCGGCGAGCACCCGATGCGCCGCGTCAGCGATGTGCTCGGAGTGGCCGACACGCTGGGGCCGGCCGAGCGTGGCGTAGCCCCGCGGGCGCGGCACGTGCGTATCGAGCTGGCGCGGCTGGATGCGCTGCTGGACCTCGTCGGCGAGCTGGTGATCGTGCGCGGCCGTTTGCAGGCGCTCACGCGCGGCACCGCTGACGCGGCGCTGGCGGCGGCGATGGACGATGCGACGCGATTGATCGCGGACCTGCAGTCCGAAGTGATGACGAGCCGCCTGGTGCCGGTGGGTCAGGTGTTCGATCGCTTTCCGCGCCTCGTGCGCGACGTGGCGCGACAGGTGGGCAAGGACGTGCTTTTCGCGATCGAGGGAAAGGAGATCGAGCTCGACCGCTCGGTGCTCGACGAGATCGGCGAGCCGGTGGTGCATCTGCTGCGCAACGCGGTGGACCACGGTCTGGAGCCGCCGGCCGACCGCGAGGCGGCAGGCAAGCCGCGAGCTGGACGGCTCACGCTCTCAGCGCAGCGTGACCGCAACGCGGTGGTGATCACGGTGCGTGACGACGGACGCGGCATCGACCGCGCCAAGGTATTGCAGCGCGCGATCGAGCGCGGACTCGTGCCGACGGAGACGGAGCGGCTGGACGACGACGCGCTGCTGCGCTGCATCGCACAGCCGGGCTTCAGCACCAGCGAGGCGGTGACGGCACTGTCCGGACGTGGCGTGGGGGTGGACGCAGTGATCAGTCGCGTGCGTGCGCTGGGCGGGTCAGTGGAACTCGTCACGACGCCGGGCGCGGGCACGACGGTGATGCTGCGTCTGCCGGTGACGCTGGCGATCGTCCGCGCGCTCTTGGCGCGCGTGGGTGCCGAGCGCTACGCGCTGCCGCTGACGCACGTGCGCGAGACGCTGGAGCGCGGGACGGCCGTGCTACGGCCGGTCCAAGGCCGCGAGATGCTGGTGCTGCGGGACGAAGTCTTGCCGTTGCTGCGCCTGCGCGAGGTAGTGCACCTGCAGGCCGAGACCCCGTTGGACGAGGAGATCGTGGTGATTGAGCGGGGTGACCGGCGCGCGGCGCTGGTGGTAGACGAACTCACGGCGCAGGAGGACATCGTGGTGAAGGCGTTCGACGGTGCTCGCGACGGGCTCGCGCTGTTCAGCGGCGCGACGATCCTCGCGGACGGGGCACCGGCACTCATCGTGGACGTGGGGAGTCTCCTGTGA
- a CDS encoding response regulator, with the protein MAPTVLICDDAIFMRTMVGDILTQAGFEIVGEAETGTQAVERYKALRPDLVTMDIVMPDMGGIDAVREITQFDPNAKVLMCSAMGQQSLVVEAIQAGAKDFVVKPFQPSRVLEAVQRVLG; encoded by the coding sequence GTGGCTCCGACGGTGCTGATCTGCGACGATGCGATCTTTATGCGCACGATGGTCGGTGACATCCTGACGCAGGCGGGATTCGAGATCGTCGGTGAGGCCGAGACCGGCACACAGGCGGTGGAGCGCTACAAGGCGCTGCGTCCCGATCTCGTCACGATGGACATCGTGATGCCGGATATGGGTGGCATCGACGCGGTGCGCGAAATCACGCAGTTCGATCCCAACGCCAAGGTCCTGATGTGCAGCGCGATGGGACAGCAGTCGCTGGTGGTGGAGGCGATCCAGGCCGGTGCCAAGGACTTCGTGGTGAAGCCCTTCCAGCCGAGCCGCGTGCTGGAGGCGGTGCAGCGGGTCCTGGGCTAA
- a CDS encoding chemotaxis protein CheW codes for MPWSTLASIEEPTDLPVVPGLEAGADGEGDEARYLVARASGQRVAIPLLSTREVLTVRGVTRLPGAPSFIAGLVNVRGTVLTVMDLAVRLGGAPASGPVVVVDLAERRFGLRVDAVDGVARAAAAEEGVEEARSAQGAVRGLVRLPDGAALVMDVAALQRAALADA; via the coding sequence ATGCCCTGGAGTACTTTGGCTTCTATAGAGGAACCGACTGACCTGCCGGTCGTCCCCGGGTTGGAAGCCGGGGCGGACGGGGAGGGGGACGAGGCTCGGTACCTGGTGGCGCGCGCGAGCGGCCAGCGGGTGGCGATTCCTTTGCTGTCCACCCGGGAGGTCCTGACGGTTCGGGGCGTGACGCGACTGCCCGGCGCACCGTCTTTCATAGCTGGGCTGGTGAATGTGCGTGGGACGGTGTTGACGGTGATGGACTTGGCGGTGCGGCTGGGTGGCGCGCCGGCGTCGGGACCGGTGGTGGTCGTGGACCTAGCGGAGCGTCGGTTCGGGCTCCGGGTGGATGCGGTGGACGGAGTGGCTCGCGCCGCAGCGGCGGAGGAAGGCGTGGAGGAAGCGCGGTCGGCCCAGGGGGCGGTGCGCGGCCTCGTGCGGCTCCCCGACGGCGCGGCGCTGGTGATGGATGTGGCGGCCCTGCAGCGCGCGGCACTCGCCGACGCGTGA
- a CDS encoding RluA family pseudouridine synthase — translation MREPLTPGRHAFTLERGERGARLDLVVAGRCGCSRTQAATLIATGKVTLDGAVQRASHRVEGHEALVVEIPTPPGREVVPEQIPIQVVFEDEDLVVVDKPAGMVVHPAPGNWTGTLVNALMGRGQGLAEGGGAERAGLVHRLDKETSGLLVVAKTDRAHRSLSAQIAARTVKRRYACLAWGHLTEDRITVDKPLARDPNDRTRMAVRQDGRAARTDFTRLARFDAVDLLRADLHSGRTHQIRVHLTSIGHPVAGDDTYGGGGGRRLLDLPPKRHFLHAAWLVFTHPLTGAPMDLRCPLPEDLRRSLARAAEDPSLFAHPDALEYFGFYRGTD, via the coding sequence GTGCGCGAGCCCCTGACGCCGGGGCGGCACGCGTTCACGCTCGAGCGCGGCGAGCGCGGCGCGCGACTGGATCTCGTCGTGGCCGGACGCTGCGGGTGCTCGCGCACGCAGGCGGCGACGCTCATCGCCACCGGCAAGGTCACGCTCGACGGCGCGGTGCAGCGCGCGAGCCACCGCGTGGAAGGCCACGAGGCACTGGTGGTTGAGATTCCGACGCCGCCCGGACGCGAGGTCGTGCCCGAGCAGATCCCGATTCAGGTCGTGTTCGAGGACGAGGACCTCGTCGTCGTGGACAAGCCGGCGGGGATGGTCGTGCATCCGGCGCCAGGGAACTGGACTGGGACGCTGGTGAACGCGCTGATGGGGCGCGGGCAGGGGTTGGCGGAAGGCGGCGGCGCCGAGCGCGCCGGCCTCGTGCACCGGCTCGACAAAGAGACCAGCGGACTGCTGGTCGTCGCCAAGACGGACCGGGCCCATCGTTCGCTCTCGGCGCAGATCGCGGCGCGCACGGTGAAGCGGCGCTACGCCTGCCTGGCCTGGGGCCACCTGACCGAAGACCGCATCACCGTCGACAAGCCGCTCGCGCGGGACCCGAACGACCGCACGCGGATGGCGGTGCGTCAGGACGGGCGGGCGGCGCGCACGGACTTTACGCGCCTGGCGCGCTTCGACGCGGTGGACCTGCTGCGGGCGGACCTGCACAGCGGGCGCACGCACCAGATTCGCGTGCACCTGACGAGCATCGGCCACCCGGTGGCTGGTGACGATACTTACGGAGGCGGGGGAGGGCGGCGGCTGCTGGACCTGCCGCCGAAGCGGCATTTCCTGCACGCCGCCTGGCTCGTCTTTACACATCCGCTCACTGGGGCACCGATGGACCTGCGCTGCCCGCTACCGGAGGACCTCCGGCGCTCGTTGGCCCGGGCGGCGGAGGACCCGTCGCTGTTTGCCCACCCCGATGCCCTGGAGTACTTTGGCTTCTATAGAGGAACCGACTGA
- the lspA gene encoding signal peptidase II translates to MGRSEPGGFGPAGVLGIVGGIVLVDAFTKLLAVDRLVPVHVPHPVLGEYLRWTLVYNPGAAFGLHLGPWSRWIFVLLTFVALAVLWSMYRSSAPHARLRVIALASIAGGAVGNLVDRLRSARGVVDFIDVGVGAWRWPTFNVADIAVSCGAITLAVILWREDVAAERRAKAEAASSSGSAADADAHPSA, encoded by the coding sequence ATGGGAAGAAGTGAGCCGGGGGGCTTCGGCCCCGCCGGGGTGCTGGGAATCGTCGGCGGGATCGTGCTTGTCGACGCGTTCACCAAGCTGCTGGCGGTGGACCGGCTGGTACCGGTGCACGTGCCGCACCCGGTGCTCGGCGAGTACCTGCGGTGGACGCTGGTCTACAATCCGGGCGCGGCCTTTGGGTTGCACTTGGGTCCGTGGTCGCGCTGGATCTTCGTCCTCCTGACCTTCGTGGCCCTGGCGGTGCTGTGGTCGATGTACCGCAGCAGCGCGCCGCACGCGCGCCTCAGGGTCATCGCGCTGGCGAGCATCGCGGGCGGGGCAGTGGGGAACCTCGTGGATCGGCTGCGCTCGGCGCGCGGCGTGGTGGACTTCATCGACGTCGGCGTGGGCGCGTGGCGCTGGCCGACCTTCAACGTGGCGGACATCGCGGTGAGCTGCGGCGCGATCACGCTGGCGGTGATCCTCTGGCGCGAGGACGTCGCGGCCGAGCGCCGCGCCAAAGCCGAGGCGGCGTCGTCGTCGGGCTCGGCGGCGGATGCCGACGCCCATCCCTCGGCCTGA
- a CDS encoding TraR/DksA family transcriptional regulator → MATPTPGGEKKFKPFPKKQIQYFEKRLMEERRRVLKELGHYDETFGNTPQGADGDLSAYSFHMADQGTDAMEREKAFLFASKEGRFLWHVDQALRRLYRTPEEFGKCHNCGGEVGFDRLDALPHARYCIDCKQREEDGKK, encoded by the coding sequence ATGGCGACCCCGACTCCCGGCGGAGAGAAGAAGTTCAAGCCCTTCCCGAAGAAGCAGATCCAGTACTTCGAGAAGCGCCTGATGGAGGAACGCCGACGCGTGCTCAAGGAGCTCGGCCACTACGACGAGACCTTCGGCAACACGCCGCAAGGCGCCGACGGCGATCTCTCGGCGTACTCGTTCCATATGGCTGACCAGGGCACCGACGCGATGGAGCGCGAGAAGGCGTTCCTCTTCGCGTCCAAGGAAGGTCGCTTCCTGTGGCACGTGGACCAGGCGCTGCGGCGGCTGTATCGCACGCCCGAAGAATTCGGGAAGTGCCACAACTGCGGCGGCGAGGTGGGCTTCGATCGCCTCGATGCGCTGCCGCACGCGCGGTACTGCATCGACTGCAAGCAGCGTGAGGAAGATGGGAAGAAGTGA